The segment CGGTATCTCCTCGGCATCAGCCGGTAGTTCCATCTCGCTCAGTTCACAGGACGGTTCGGACCCGGGTACTTTGACGAACTTTGTGATTGACGAAACCGGGATCATCAACGGGGTTTTCGACAACGGAATTATTCGAACCCTCGGTCAGGTGACGCTCGCTCGATTCTCAAACCCCCAAGGTTTACTCGAATCGGGTTCGGGTACCTTCCGCGAAGGAGTTAGTTCCGGTCCTCCGTTCCTGGCAACGCCTGGAAACTTTGGTGCCGGTACGATTCAGGCGGGGGCGATTGAGTTATCCAACACGGACATCGGTCGAAACCTGGTCGACTTGATTGTGGCCTCTACAAACTATCGAGGGAACGCACGAGTGATCAGCTCGGTGCAGGAACTCGTTGATGAACTCTTGATTTTGGGCCGATAAGTTTCGAAACGGAATATGAAATGAATTGATCGCGCCCGTTCGTGATCGAGAGAAACTGACCGGGCGTGACTCTTTTCAATTTAAAGGATCAGGGATGATCAAACTGACACGATTGAATGGTGACGTAATCGTGGTGAATGCCAACTTGATTCAATTCGTTGAGCAACGTCCCGATACTTACGTCACATTAACTACCGAAGACCGTTTCATCGTGAAGGAATCGGCCGAGGAGGTCGTTAAACGCACGATGGCCTATCAGCGGGCATTGCGTCTATTGTCGGTCGCCGGATAACGGATTCCGTCAACTCGATTTTCGTCTGATGACAGAAGTCAGCATTACCACTAAGACAGTTTCAAGGCAACAAGGGGCAGCAAGATGGATAAAGCATCAGTAGGCGGTTTGCTTGCTGGTATTGCGCTGCTGTTGATTGCGATTGCAATTGCACCAGGTTCGAGCTTCGCCGCTTTCATCGACTATCCTTCGGCGGCAGTCGTCATCGGGGGGGCTTTCGCTGCGTGTATGATCGCATTCCCCATGGGGCCCTTCTTTGGCATGGGCAAAGTGTTGATGAAAGTCTTCTTTCCCAAAGCCCAGGATTTGGGACCCGTGGTGAGACAGCTGGTGGAATTCGCTGAAGTCGCTCGACGGGAAGGCATTCTGGCACTGGAAGGCAAAACCGCAGATATTGAAGACCCTTTCATTCTCATGGGAATTCAAATGGCGGTGGACGGAACCGATGCCGAGCTGATGGAAACCGTACTTCGTACTGAAATGGAAGCGGTTGCCGGTCGCCATAAGAATGGAAAATCATTACTGGATACCATGGGCCGCTATGCTCCTGCCTTCGGGATGATCGGGACCCTGATGGGGTTGATCATCATGTTGGGAAACATGGACGACCCCGAGGCGATTGGCCCTGGTATGGCGGTGGCGTTGATCACCACATTGTACGGGGCCATTGTATCCAACTTGCTCTTTCTTCCTTTTGCCGACAAATTGGCCTACTACTCCAAAAAGGAGTTGATGATTCGAGAGGTCATCGTGCGGGGGATCATTTCAATTCAAGAAGGGGATAACCCTCGCGTCTTGGAACAGAAACTGCAAACTTACCTGCCTAAAAACGAACGAGAAACAGATAAGGAAGATGCCGCTTAATGAACTGAATAAAAACCGTGATGTTAGCTCAGTCTCGATATGAATGAATTGGCAAAGAAGAGCAACCGTCGTGGCGATTTGTGTTCATCTGATCTTTGAAATCTTCATGTTCACCTGGAAGGGAGTTTGTCGTTATGGCGAAGAAAAATCCAAAACCACCTCCCGATGATCCCCCCCCCGGCGTACCGGAATGGGTGGTCACCTATGGTGATATGATGTCACTGTTGCTGACATTTTTCATCATGTTGGTCTCGATGAGTGAAATTCGAAGTGATTCGGGGGAAGCGCGTGCCGCGATGGACTCGATTCGTCAGTCTTTCGGGCCAAGTCTAGGAACGTTTGGCGTCCCCGGTCGATCCACAAACGAGAGAAGCTCGTACGGAAAAATGGCGTCCTCTGGACGGCGGTCGGAAGGGGGCGTTAAAGAAGCGAGTCATGATTCTGTGGGGCGAGGTGGTGCCTATGATCCAGTGCAACGAATTAGTAATGGCTCCCGCATTACTCTGGGGGGGCCGATTCTGTTTAAACCCTTCTCTGCGGAATTGACGAAAGCATTAAGGAATGACCTCGATACTCTAGCCGAGGTCATGAAAAAGAAAGAAATCATGATCATGATTCGTGGCCATGCCACGCCAGAGCAGCCGCCTGCCTCTTCCGGGTATCGCGATCCGCTCGATCTTTCCTTTCAAAGAGCGAACAACGTCTACACGTATTTGGTCTCGAAAGGGATCAAACCTTCACATATGCATGTCAACGCGGTTGGTTCCGCTGAACCCCGTTTTCTAACGAGTGATAGCAAGAAGCAGGCTTTCAATCGTCGGGTTGACGTATTTTTAATGGATTCGTATATACAAAGCGATGATAAACCCCAGCAGTAAGCGGGTTGTTTATTTGCCCCGTTTTACCCTGTTTGTTGTTTGTCATCAGAGAGGATGGTCTCAATGAGTACCGATGAAGCCTCAACCGAAGAAGAGATTGTCACAGAAACATCTGGTTCCAGTTCGAAGCTGATTAAAATTGGTGGACTGCTGGCCGTTGTGCTGGGTTTGCAGGTCGTCGTTGTGTGGTGGCTGCTTAGTCGCCCCAGCGTACCGGCGACCCCCCAGACGGACGGAGAACTAATCGAGAGCCAATTCTCGGACGATAACTTCGATAGTGGCGGAAGTTCGGTGACTGACGAAGAAGTGCCGATCGATTCGTTCAACTGTACGAATACTTCGGCGATCGACGAAGGTGTCATCCATGTTTCGTTTCATCTGGCGGCGACGACCAGTCCGTCGAACAGGGCCGGTTTTGAGTTGGCCGTGACGCAGTCTGCCGAGCGGCGAGTCAAAGAAGCGGTGGAACGGGTAGCACGAAATGCTCCCTATGATGATTTGAAGGACCCGTATCTCGCCAGCATCAAACGGCAAATCAAGGATGAGATCAATAAGGTTCTCAGGAAAAGTTACGTAAACGATATTCTGCTCACTGAATTTAAGATCATCGAGCAATAAAACGCGAGTCGGTCCCTGGCGACGATGGCGATGATTGAACTGCAGTGACCGGATAATGAGTAGCATGCAGGAGGCAGCACTCTCATGGGTGATGACGATATTCTTGATCCAAATGAAATCGAAGCACTGTTAAGCCAGACTGCTGGTGGTGGTGCTTCGGAACCCCCTCCATCCGAACCGGCGAGCGATTCAGGAGCGGGTGATTCTGCGGGTGGAAGCCCCATGCTCGACCCGGACGAGATCGCTGCGCTCATGGCGGGTGGTCCCGATACGGGAAATGCAGCCGAACAAAGCTTGAACGCCGCCCAATCCAATTTGGCCGCTGCGGTGGCGCCAGACATTTCCAGTTTTGGCAAAATTCCCAGTGAACTGGGAAACCCATCTCCATTTGCTCCGAATGATTTTGGAACGGGAGGAGACCGCTCTGCAGGAGGAGTCGGGCTTAACGCCCTTCGGGACGTCGAATTCGATCTGCATATTGAGCTGGGCCGAACCGACATGATGATGGAAGAGGTCCTTAGTATTAAAGAGGGAGCCGTTGTTCCTCTCGATAAACTGGCTGGAGACCCGGTTGACATCATCGCGAATGGGAGACTGATCGCCCGAGGTGAGGTTCTCGTGCTCAACGATAACTTCTGCGTTCGCGTGGCGGAGATTCTCACCCCGAACTTCTAAAGTGCATCGCAAAATGCAGCAGGTTTCGCTGAGAACCTGCTTTTCAGGGGTAATCTGTGGCAATGCACTGTCGCGGAAGCTCAAAAATGGGCTTCGCGGGCGTAATTTGGGCTGTTGCCGGGATCTGCTCTAGAGCCAAATTGTAAAATCTGCTAAAAATCCGCACGAGTTGTTCTCTTTCTCCCAACGAGACGACCAAAGGATTGGTCAGCATGAATTTACGCAATGGATTGTTATCCCTCGTCCGGTGCTGCGCACTGGTAGGGCTGCTGTTACCCACGCTGTTACAGGCGGAGGATCAGTTTCAGCCCC is part of the Polystyrenella longa genome and harbors:
- a CDS encoding flagellar FlbD family protein; this encodes MIKLTRLNGDVIVVNANLIQFVEQRPDTYVTLTTEDRFIVKESAEEVVKRTMAYQRALRLLSVAG
- a CDS encoding motility protein A, which produces MDKASVGGLLAGIALLLIAIAIAPGSSFAAFIDYPSAAVVIGGAFAACMIAFPMGPFFGMGKVLMKVFFPKAQDLGPVVRQLVEFAEVARREGILALEGKTADIEDPFILMGIQMAVDGTDAELMETVLRTEMEAVAGRHKNGKSLLDTMGRYAPAFGMIGTLMGLIIMLGNMDDPEAIGPGMAVALITTLYGAIVSNLLFLPFADKLAYYSKKELMIREVIVRGIISIQEGDNPRVLEQKLQTYLPKNERETDKEDAA
- a CDS encoding OmpA/MotB family protein, translating into MAKKNPKPPPDDPPPGVPEWVVTYGDMMSLLLTFFIMLVSMSEIRSDSGEARAAMDSIRQSFGPSLGTFGVPGRSTNERSSYGKMASSGRRSEGGVKEASHDSVGRGGAYDPVQRISNGSRITLGGPILFKPFSAELTKALRNDLDTLAEVMKKKEIMIMIRGHATPEQPPASSGYRDPLDLSFQRANNVYTYLVSKGIKPSHMHVNAVGSAEPRFLTSDSKKQAFNRRVDVFLMDSYIQSDDKPQQ
- a CDS encoding flagellar basal body-associated FliL family protein; translated protein: MSTDEASTEEEIVTETSGSSSKLIKIGGLLAVVLGLQVVVVWWLLSRPSVPATPQTDGELIESQFSDDNFDSGGSSVTDEEVPIDSFNCTNTSAIDEGVIHVSFHLAATTSPSNRAGFELAVTQSAERRVKEAVERVARNAPYDDLKDPYLASIKRQIKDEINKVLRKSYVNDILLTEFKIIEQ
- the fliN gene encoding flagellar motor switch protein FliN; the protein is MGDDDILDPNEIEALLSQTAGGGASEPPPSEPASDSGAGDSAGGSPMLDPDEIAALMAGGPDTGNAAEQSLNAAQSNLAAAVAPDISSFGKIPSELGNPSPFAPNDFGTGGDRSAGGVGLNALRDVEFDLHIELGRTDMMMEEVLSIKEGAVVPLDKLAGDPVDIIANGRLIARGEVLVLNDNFCVRVAEILTPNF